From Streptomyces sp. SAI-135:
TCGGTACGGAGAAGGTGTTGGACCCCTTGATCGTCTCCACGCGATGGTAGGCGCATGCCGCCACCGAAACGAACGTTGTTCACCATGACCGCGGACGCGCTCGTCATCGCCGACTTCGGCCCGCGGGGACCGCGCCGTCGCCGGGCCCCGGGTCCCTACCGCCGTCTTCTCGCCACCCCGGGGGCCAGGGCGTTCACCATCGGGAACCTTCTCGCCCGGCTTCCCATGGGCATGTTCGGCGTCAGCGCGGTCGTCATGATCGCGGGGACGCGTGGGTCGTACGCCCTCGCCGGCGCCGTCACCGCGACCGGCCTCGCCGCCACGGCGGTCGTCGCCCCGTGGACCGCGCGGCTCGTGGACCGACACGGACAGGCCAAGATCGCCGTACCGGCCACGGTGCTCGCCGCCCTCGGCTCGCTCGCCCTGCTGCTGTGCGTCCGCCTCGGCGCTCCGGCGTGGACGCTCTTCGTCTCGTACGCCGCCACCGCCACGACCCCCAATCTGGGCGGGATGTCCCGTGCCCGCTGGGCCCATCTCCTCGACGGCGACGAGGGGTCGCTGCATGTCGCCAACTCCTTCGAGCAGGCCGTGGACGAGGCGTGCTTCATGCTGGGCCCGGTCCTGGCGGCCTTCCTGTGCACGGCGTTCTTCCCGGAGGCGGGCACGCTGACCGGGGTGGTGCTGCTGGTGGCGGGCGTGCTGGTGTTCACGGCACAGCGTTCGACGGAGCCGCCGGTGCGGGGGCGGGGCCCTTCCAGGACGCCGCTGCGCGTGCCCGGCGTACCGCCCCTGCTTGCCGTCTGCCTGGTCATGGGTGCCGTGTTCGGTTCCCTGGAGGTCGTCACCATCGCCTTCGCCGACGCGCAGGGACACCGCTCGGCGGCGGGGGTCGTGCTCGCGCTCCAGGCGGCCGGTTCGTGCGCGGCGGGGCTGGTCTACGGGGCGGTGCGCCGGACCGGGACGGGGTCCGTGGCGGACCGTTACGTGTGGTGCATAGCCGCCATGACGGCCCTGCTGACCCTCCCCCTGCTGGCCGCGTCCCTCACCGGCTCCCTGCCCGTCCTCGCGGTGACGCTCCTGATCGCCGGGATGGCGACCGCCCCGACCATGGTCACCGGCATGACCCTGATCCAGCGCCGCACCCCGCCCGGCCACCTCAACGAGGGCATGACCCTGGCCGTGACCGGCCTGCTCGGCGGAATCGCCTGCGGCAGCGCGGCGGGCGGCTGGACGGTGGAGCACCTGTCGCCGGTGGCGGGCTACGGCATCCCGACCACGGCAGCGGCGACGGCCCTGATGATCGCGCTCACCTGGAGAAGACCGACGAGCCCATGACGCCCCGGCCCGGCGGAACACGAACCGACGACCGCGCCCACTGGGACCGCTGTCTGTCGTGGCGGCACGGTCCGTGGCCGGTGTCCCGTCGGGGCGGGGTCGGTCTCCTCCAGGTGGGTGCGGTCATCCGCGTGGTCCCGGTCGCCGTGGGCCCCAGCCCAGCCACGGCCGGTGACTGAGAGGGCGGATCACCGTCGCCGACGACCGGGCACAGCAGCAGCGACGGCCCCGATGACCACCCCACCTGGGTGCCGCCGAGCCTGGCCGCTGGGCGGGAGCCGGGTCGGCGGCCGGACAGTTGCAGCACGTCTCCCGGGCGGTGCCACGGCGGCCGTGACGACCGCGCTCACGCGGATGACGCCGCCGAAGCATGACCAGCCCGTCCGACCGGAACGCCACCGGACAGTCGCAGCGCATCTTCCTGCCGCACCCACTCCCTCCCCACCCCACGTCATCGAATCGCTTCACCTGATCCCGTACAAACCATTGACGCCCCCCAGAGCCCCCACATACGTTCCCGTGTCGAAGCGCTTCGACTGGCGTCGTCGAATCGAGTCGAAACGACGACCCCTGCGCGGCGCCCCGCCCGAAGCGACCATCCGACTCCCCGGAGGTACGGGATGTTGACGGCACGAAGGCGTGTGGTGGTGACGGCGGTGGTCCTGACGGGATCGCTGCTGATGACCTCCTGCGGGGACTCGGACGGCGGGTCCTCCGACGGGAAGACACTGCGGCTGTGGCACTACGAGGGCCCGGACAGCGCGATGGGCATCGCCTGGAACGCGGCGATCAAGGAGTTCGAGGCCACGCACCCCGGCGTGAAGGTGAAGTTCGAGGAGAAGAGCTTCGACCAGATACAGAAGACCGCCCCGATGGTCCTCAACTCCTCGGACGCGCCCGACCTCATGGAGTACAACAAGGGCAACGCGACCGCGGGCCTGCTCTCCAAGCAGGGCCTGCTGACCGACCTCACGGAACAGGCGGCCGAGCGCGGCTGGGACAAGGCACTCAGTCCCAGCGTCCGCACCACCAGCCTCTACGACACCAACGGCGTGATGGGCTCCGGCAAGTGGTACGGCGTCCCCAACTACGCCGAGTACACGCTGGTCTACTACAACAAGGACCTCTTCAAGAAGTACGGCGTCGCCGAGCCGAAGTCCCTCGCCGAATTGACCGCCGCCATGGACAAGTTCGTCGAGAACAAGGTCACCCCGCTCGCCAACGGCGGCGCCGCCTACCCCGCCCAGCAGTACCTCTACCAGCTCGCGCTCTCGAAGGCCGACCGCGCCTGGGTCGACTCGTACCAGCTCTACAAGGGGAAGACCGACTTCCACGACGCGGCCTGGACCTACGGCGCCGACACCTTCGCCGACTGGGTCCGGAAGGGCTACTTCAGCAAGAGTTCCAGCGGTCAGAACGAGGAGGCCGCCGGTGTCTCCTTCACCTCCGGCAAGGCGCCGATCCTGTTCTCCGGCAGCTGGTGGTACGGCCGCTTCAAGGCGGAGAACAAGTTCGACTGGGGCACGTTCCGCTGGCCCGACTCCCGGCTCACCCTCGGCTCCGGCGGCAACCTCTGGGTCGTACCGCACGGTTCGAAGAACAAGGACCTCGCCTACGACTTCATCGACATCACCATGTCGAAGAAGATCCAGAACCTGCTCGGCAACTCCGGCGGCGTCCCGGTCGCGGCTGATGCCTCCGCCATCACCGATCCTCAGTCGAAGACCCTGATCGACGACTTCAACACCCTCTCCAAGAACGACGGCCTGGCCTTCTACCCCGACTGGCCGGTCCCCGGCTTCTACGACGTCCTCGTCTCCGAGACCCAGAAGCTGATCACGGGCAGCGAGAAGCCCGACGGTTACCTCAGCGCTCTCCAGGAGGCCTACGACAAGGGCGCGCCGAAGCAATGACGGTGACCGTCGAACGCGGGGCGCGGGCGGCCGGCAAGAGCACGGCACCGAAGCCCCCACGCCCCCGTGACTCCTACGCCCTCTTCCTCCTCCCGGGCGCCCTCGCCTTCCTCGCGGTCATCGTCCTGCCGTTCGTGATGAACACGTACGTGAGCTTCACGGACTGGCAGGGCGTGGGCTCGCCCACCTGGTCCGGGCTCGCCAACTACCGCGAGCTGGTGGACGATTCCGAGTTCTGGGCGTCGTTCCGGCACAGCCTGTTCATGGTCGTGGCGATGGCGGCGATCCCCACGGCCCTCGGGCTGGTCCTCGCCGCCGCCCTGTTCGACCACGTCGGCAAGCACTTCGGCACCCGGATCGCCGCCGTCCTGCGGGCCTGCTTCTACCTCCCCCAGGTCCTGCCGATCGCGGTCGCCGGCATCGTCTGGAGCTGGATCCTCGCCCCCGACAACGGCTCCCTCAACGCGCTCCTCGACGCGATCGGCCTCGGCGGCTGGCGACAGGACTGGCTCGGCGACCCCGACCTCGCCCTCTACAGCGTCATGGGCGTCATGGTCTGGGTCCAACTGGGCTTCCCGCTCGTCGTCTTCATGGCAGGCCTGCAACGCGCCGACCCCCAGCTGGCCGAGGCCGCCGAGCTGGACGGCGCCGGCTGGTGGCGCCGCTTCTGGCACATCACGCTGCCGCAGATCCGCCCGGAGATCTACGTCGTCCTGACCTGGTGCTCGATCGCCGCGCTCAAGGTGTTCGGCGCGGTGTACGTCCTGACCAAGGGCGGACCGGGCGGCGCCACGAACGTGCCCTCCTACTTCTCCTTCACCACGTTCTTCGAGAAGACGCAGGTCGGCTACGGCGCCGCGATCTCCACCGTGCTCACCGTCATCATCCTCGCGCTCTCCCTGATCGGTCTGCGGCTCCAGGAGAGGACCGACGCATGACCACCGCCCTGCGCCGCTACCCGGTGCTGATCGCCCTGTGCATCGCGGCCCTGTTCATGATCGTGCCGTTCCTGATCGTCACGGTCAACGCCTTCAAGTCCCCCGCCGAATACGCCCAGAACGGCCCCCTCAGCCTTCCCGACGGCTTCTACACCGACGGCATCAAGGACTTCTGGGACCGCGTCGACTTCGGCCGCAAGCTCGTCAACTCGGTGCTGATCAGCGGCTCGGTGGCGGTGCTCGCCGTGATCCTGTCGGTCCTCAACGCCTACGCCATCGGCATCGGCCGGATCAAGGGCCGCACCTGGGTCCTCGCCTTCTTCGTGCTGGCGAACATGCTTCCGCAGGAGGCGCTGGTCTACCCCGTCTACTACCTGAGCAAGGAGGCCGGCCTCTACGACACCCGGCTGAGCGTGGTCATCGTGTTCACGGTGATCCAGGCGGCCTTCGGCACGTATCTGCTCTCCGCGGTCCTCGGCCAGTTCCCCCGCGAGATCCTGGAGGCGGCCCGGATCGACGGCGCGAACAAGTGGCAGGTCCTGTGGCGGATCGTCGTCCCGGTCAGCCGCCCCACCCTCGGTGTGCTGCTGGTCTTCTTCTTCATCTGGACCTGGAACGAGTTCCTGCTCCCCCTGGTCATGCTGATCTCCAACGACAACCAGACGGTGTCGGTGGCCCTCGGCGTCCTCCAGGGCCAGCGTCTGATGGACGCCACCATGACCAACGCGGCCGCCCTGCTCGGCGTGCTCCCCGCGCTCGTGTTCTTCCTCGTCTTCCAGCGAACCCTCACCCGCGGTATCGCCGTGGGTGCCGTGAAGTAAGGACCCCCCACAGATGAAGTTCACCGACGGCTACTGGCTGCTGCGCGAGGGCGTGACCGCGGACCATCCGGCCGTGGTCCACGAGGTCGTCGCCTCCGACGGCGGGCTGGAGATCCACGCGCCGTCCCAGCCCATCCGCCACCGCGGCGACCTGTTGAAGGGACCGGTCGTGACGATCAGCGCCCACGCCCCGATGCCCGACGTCATCGGCATCACCTTCACCCACTTCGAGGGCGAGCAGCCGGACCGTCCCGAGTTCGAGCTCAGGAAAGAGGAGTTCACCCCGCACTCCGGGTCCGACGAGGACTCCGCGACCCTGACCTCCGGCGCCCTGTCGGTACGGTTCGCCCGCACGGGGCCCTGGCAGGTCGACTTCCTCGCCGACGGCCGGGTCCTCACCAGCAGCGGCACCAAGAACATGGGCATCCTGCGGGACGCGTCCGGCGGGCACTACCTGCGCGAGCAGCTCAACCTGGCCGTCGGAACCTCGGTGTACGGGCTCGGCGAGCGCTTCGGGCCGCTGGTCAAGAACGGCCAGGTCGTCGACATCTGGAACGCGGACGGCGGCACGGCCACCGAACAGGCCTACAAGAACGTCCCGTTCTACCTCACGGACGCGGGCTACGGCGTCTTCGTCGACCACCCCGGCAAGGTCTCCTTCGAGGTCGGCTCGGAAGCGGTGTCACGGGTCCAGTTCAGCGCCGAGACACAGGAGTTGACGTACTACGTCATCTACGGCCCCACCCCCAAGGAGATCATCCGCAAGTACACGGCCCTCACCGGCCGCCCGGCCCTGCCGCCCGCCTGGTCCTTCGGCCTGTGGCTGTCGACGTCCTTCACGACGTCGTACGACGAGGAGACGGTGACGTCGTTCATCGACGGCATGAAGGACCGCGAACTGCCCCTGTCCGTCTTCCACTTCGACTGCTTCTGGATGCGCGAGTTCAACTGGTGCGACTTCCAGTGGGACCCGCGGGTCTTCCCGGACCCGGAGGGCATGCTCGCCCGGCTGCACGCGCGGGGCCTGAGGGTCTCGGTGTGGATCAACCCGTACATCGCCCAGCGGTCCCCGCTGTTCGCCGAGGGCAAGGCGCTCGGCCACCTCCTCAAGCGCCCGGACGGCAGCGTCTGGCAGTGGGACCTGTGGCAGCCGGGCATGGCCCTGGTCGACTTCACCAGCCCGGCCGCCCGCGACTGGTACGCGGCCAAGCTGGAGGCGCTCCTCGCGCAGGGCGTGGACTGCTTCAAGACCGACTTCGGCGAGCGGGTGCCGCTGGACGTGGAATGGTCCGACGGCTCCGACCCCGAGCGGATGCACAACTACTACACCTACCTCTACAACCGGACCGTCTTCGACGTGCTGCGCAAGCACCGCGGCGAACAGGAGGCGGTCCTCTTCGCCCGGTCGGCGACCGCGGGCAGCCAGCAGTTCCCGGTGCACTGGGGCGGCGACTGCGAGGCGACCTACGAGTCGATGGCCGAGTCCCTGCGCGGCGGCCTGTCCCTCGGCCTGTCCGGCTTCGGCTTCTGGAGCCACGACATCGGCGGCTTCGAGGGCACCCCGACCCCGGCGCTCTTCAAACGCTGGCTCGCCTTCGGACTCCTCTCCTCCCACAGCCGCCTGCACGGCAGCTCGTCGTACCGCGTCCCGTGGCTGTTCGACGAGGAGTCCGTGGACGTGCTGCGGCACTTCACCCGCCTCAAGCTGAGCCTGATGCCCTACCTCTACGAGGCCGCGCGCACCGCCCACACCGAGGGCGTGCCGGTGATGCGGGCGATGGTCCTGGAGTTCCCGGACGACCCCGGGTGCGCGCATCTGGAGCGGCAGTACATGCTCGGCCCGGACCTCCTGGTGGCGCCCGTCTTCAACGACTCCGGGGAGGTCTCGTACTACGTCCCCGAGGGCACCTGGACCCACTTCGTGACCGGTGGGACGGTCACCGGTCCGCGCTGGGTGCGCGAGAAGCACGACTTCACCAGCGTGCCGCTGCTGGTGCGGCCGGGCGCGGTGCTGCCGGTCGGGGCGGTGGACGACCGGCCCGACTACGACCACGCCGACGGGGTGACCCTGCGGGCGTACGGCCTGGCCCGGGGCGAGCAGGTCACGGTACGGGTCGGCGAGGTCGCCTTCACCGTCGTACGCGAAGGGGACACACTGCGGGCGTCCTGCGCCGACCCGTCGGCTCCCTGGAGCCTGGCGGCCGGGGACAGAACGGCACGGGCGCAGGCCGGCACCGGCTTCCTCTCCCTGGAGCTGGGCTGATGGTGAAGATCACCGATGTGGCGCGGCGGGCCGGGGTCTCCCCCAGCACCGTCTCCTACGCCCTCAGCGGCAAGCGCCCGATCTCGGAGGAGACCCGCCGACGGGTCGAGGACGCCATCCGCGAGCTGGGCTACCGTCCGCACGCGGGCGCCCGCGCCCTGGCCGGCAGACGCTCCAACGTGCTGGCGCTGGTGGTGCCCTTACGGACCGGCATCCACGTCCCGACCGTGATGCGGTTCGCGGTGTCGGTGGTGACGACGGCCCGGCGCCACGACCACGACGTGCTGCTGCTGACCCAGGAGGAGGGCGAGGACGGGCTGATCCGGGTCGCGGACACGGCTCTGGTCGACGCGCTGATCGTGATGGACGTGCAACTGGACGATCCCCGGCTGCCGTTGCTGCGCACGCTGGACCTGCCGTCGGTCCTGATCGGTTTCCCGGCCTCCTCGCAGGGTCTGACCTGCGTCGACCTCGACTTCAGGGCGGCGGGCGAGGCGTGCGTGGAGCACCTGGCTCGGCTGGGGCACCGGACGGTGGCCCTGGTCGGCTCCCCGCCGGAGGTCTACGTCCGCCGCACGGCCTTCGCCCAACGGGTGGTCCAGGGCTTCACGGCCGCCGCGGACCGGGCCGGCATGTCCTCGACGGTCCTCCCCTGCGAACCGGACGCGGCCCGCGCGACCGCCGAACGCCTCCTGCGCGAACAGCCCGCGCTGACGGGAGTGGTCGTCCACAACGAGGCCCTGCTGGAGCCCCTGCTCGACGCCTTCGAACAACTGGGCCTGCGCGTCCCGTCCGACCTCTCCCTCACCGCGATCTGCCCCGACGAACTCGCCGAGTCGGCCCGCGTCCCGATCACGTCGGTGACACTGCCGTCGGAGGACCTGGGCGCACGGGCCGTGGACCTCCTGATGAAGCAACTGAACGGAACGGCCGTACCGGAGTCGACCCTGCTGCCACCGCGGATGACGGAACGGGCGAGTACCAGGGCTCGGGCCGTGGTGTGAGGGGCAACAGATCGCACGGTTCACCTGCTCGTAGGTGACGCCCGGTGACACAGGTGCCCCTCTCCCGCGGGTGGGAAAGGGGCACCTGTGAGTACGGCCGATCAGCCTTCCGGCACGACCGTTTCTTGGACGGCCCTCACCAGACCGTCTGCCAGTGCGAGCGCGTTCTCGCGGTAGAAGCCGAGCTGCGTGTGAAAGGCCTCCTCCGACGCGAACATGCTGGGCACGGACAGCAGCACGGCATGCAGGACGTGGAGGTCTGCCACGGTCAGCAGCACCTGCTCACCGGTGTCGACCATCCCGGCGAGCCGCTCCAGCCGTTGCCTGTCGCACCCGGCCCGGACCGTCAGCGCGGGTTCACCTTCGCGCCGATGGGCGAGCCACAGCAACGCTCCGTGGACAAGCGGGCGTTGTGCTCCCGCGAATCGGACGGAGAAACCCGTGCCTTCCCGACGTACGAACGGCCTGTCTCTCACGGTGTGCCGCCCCCCGGGTTCTTCAGGACGTACCGCCCCGCCTGCAAGCCGTCCTCCCACTGCTTGGTCGTGTACTGGAAGGCATGGATGTTGTACGGCGTCTTCACCACCAGCACCCTCTTGGCCACGTCGTACACGACCTCCGATCCCTTCGTGGTGTCACGGTACGTGAACTTCCCGCGCCAGCTCGCGAGGTAGTCACCGAGCGCCTTCAGGTTGTGTCCGATGCCGGGGATCGCATGGTCGAGGGAGTTCGCCGAACCGTCGTGCATCCGGCGGGCGTTGTAGTCGACGCCGTCAGCGATGTCCGGGCCGTAGCGAGCCTCGATCTCGTCGTACAGGGCGTCGGGCAGCGTGCCGTCGCAGTTGTGGACGAGAACCGGGGTGGCGTCGGCGAGGACGTAGAAGGTGTGCAGATCGCCGACCGTGAGGTCCCACACCGCGCGGGGCACCGCCACGGTCCTGAGACCGGTCACGGCGCTCACCGCACCGTCGCGGGTGCGCAGCCGGTCGCCCGCGCGCAGTTCCTTCACGGTCTTCCAACCACTGCCCTGCACATAGACCCGGTGACCCGGGGTGGTGAGCAGGCGTCCGCCGGCCGAGACGGTCAGCTCGACGAGTTCGCCGGCCCGGTGCGAGAAGGTCGCGGTGACGGGTGCCGGGCGGGTGGTGCCGGTCTTCGGATCGGTCGCCAGCAGCCGGTCGCCTTGGACGATCGTGTCGATGGACTTGCGCGACCCGTCGGCCATCAACACCTGCGTGCCTGCCGGGAAGCTGTTGGTCGGGCAACCCGTGTTCTTGAGCTTCTCGGCCTCCTTCTTGCCGATACCGGCCAGGACGTCGTCCTCCAGACCGGACTCCTTGAGGGCCTTCCAGGCGTCCGCGAGGTCGTCTCCCGACTTGACCGCGAGCCGCAGCCGTACGAGGGGCTCGATCGCCTTCTCGATGAGCTTGCCGGGGATGAAGTTGGACGCGGCCCAGGCACAGTCGCCCCAGCCGCCGCCCGTGCCGGTGAGTTTGTGGTAGCAGCCGGTGAAGTCACCGAAGAGCAGGTTCAGCCCCTGCTTGCGCAGGCTGTCGGCGATGCCCTGGTTGACCTCCAGGTTCGAGAGGTCACGGGTGATGTCCGCCTTGAGGTTCCGGAACGTCCTGGTGGCCAGGTACTCCGTGTCCGGTGCCGGGCAACCGAACTTCTTCGGGTCCAGGTCCGCTGCGCATTGGTAGAAGGAGACAGTGGCGTCGAAGTGCACGGTGATGGTCAGCGTGCACCCGTTGGGCATGATGATG
This genomic window contains:
- a CDS encoding MFS transporter; its protein translation is MTADALVIADFGPRGPRRRRAPGPYRRLLATPGARAFTIGNLLARLPMGMFGVSAVVMIAGTRGSYALAGAVTATGLAATAVVAPWTARLVDRHGQAKIAVPATVLAALGSLALLLCVRLGAPAWTLFVSYAATATTPNLGGMSRARWAHLLDGDEGSLHVANSFEQAVDEACFMLGPVLAAFLCTAFFPEAGTLTGVVLLVAGVLVFTAQRSTEPPVRGRGPSRTPLRVPGVPPLLAVCLVMGAVFGSLEVVTIAFADAQGHRSAAGVVLALQAAGSCAAGLVYGAVRRTGTGSVADRYVWCIAAMTALLTLPLLAASLTGSLPVLAVTLLIAGMATAPTMVTGMTLIQRRTPPGHLNEGMTLAVTGLLGGIACGSAAGGWTVEHLSPVAGYGIPTTAAATALMIALTWRRPTSP
- a CDS encoding extracellular solute-binding protein; amino-acid sequence: MLTARRRVVVTAVVLTGSLLMTSCGDSDGGSSDGKTLRLWHYEGPDSAMGIAWNAAIKEFEATHPGVKVKFEEKSFDQIQKTAPMVLNSSDAPDLMEYNKGNATAGLLSKQGLLTDLTEQAAERGWDKALSPSVRTTSLYDTNGVMGSGKWYGVPNYAEYTLVYYNKDLFKKYGVAEPKSLAELTAAMDKFVENKVTPLANGGAAYPAQQYLYQLALSKADRAWVDSYQLYKGKTDFHDAAWTYGADTFADWVRKGYFSKSSSGQNEEAAGVSFTSGKAPILFSGSWWYGRFKAENKFDWGTFRWPDSRLTLGSGGNLWVVPHGSKNKDLAYDFIDITMSKKIQNLLGNSGGVPVAADASAITDPQSKTLIDDFNTLSKNDGLAFYPDWPVPGFYDVLVSETQKLITGSEKPDGYLSALQEAYDKGAPKQ
- a CDS encoding sugar ABC transporter permease, with the translated sequence MTVTVERGARAAGKSTAPKPPRPRDSYALFLLPGALAFLAVIVLPFVMNTYVSFTDWQGVGSPTWSGLANYRELVDDSEFWASFRHSLFMVVAMAAIPTALGLVLAAALFDHVGKHFGTRIAAVLRACFYLPQVLPIAVAGIVWSWILAPDNGSLNALLDAIGLGGWRQDWLGDPDLALYSVMGVMVWVQLGFPLVVFMAGLQRADPQLAEAAELDGAGWWRRFWHITLPQIRPEIYVVLTWCSIAALKVFGAVYVLTKGGPGGATNVPSYFSFTTFFEKTQVGYGAAISTVLTVIILALSLIGLRLQERTDA
- a CDS encoding carbohydrate ABC transporter permease, which codes for MTTALRRYPVLIALCIAALFMIVPFLIVTVNAFKSPAEYAQNGPLSLPDGFYTDGIKDFWDRVDFGRKLVNSVLISGSVAVLAVILSVLNAYAIGIGRIKGRTWVLAFFVLANMLPQEALVYPVYYLSKEAGLYDTRLSVVIVFTVIQAAFGTYLLSAVLGQFPREILEAARIDGANKWQVLWRIVVPVSRPTLGVLLVFFFIWTWNEFLLPLVMLISNDNQTVSVALGVLQGQRLMDATMTNAAALLGVLPALVFFLVFQRTLTRGIAVGAVK
- the yicI gene encoding alpha-xylosidase, translating into MKFTDGYWLLREGVTADHPAVVHEVVASDGGLEIHAPSQPIRHRGDLLKGPVVTISAHAPMPDVIGITFTHFEGEQPDRPEFELRKEEFTPHSGSDEDSATLTSGALSVRFARTGPWQVDFLADGRVLTSSGTKNMGILRDASGGHYLREQLNLAVGTSVYGLGERFGPLVKNGQVVDIWNADGGTATEQAYKNVPFYLTDAGYGVFVDHPGKVSFEVGSEAVSRVQFSAETQELTYYVIYGPTPKEIIRKYTALTGRPALPPAWSFGLWLSTSFTTSYDEETVTSFIDGMKDRELPLSVFHFDCFWMREFNWCDFQWDPRVFPDPEGMLARLHARGLRVSVWINPYIAQRSPLFAEGKALGHLLKRPDGSVWQWDLWQPGMALVDFTSPAARDWYAAKLEALLAQGVDCFKTDFGERVPLDVEWSDGSDPERMHNYYTYLYNRTVFDVLRKHRGEQEAVLFARSATAGSQQFPVHWGGDCEATYESMAESLRGGLSLGLSGFGFWSHDIGGFEGTPTPALFKRWLAFGLLSSHSRLHGSSSYRVPWLFDEESVDVLRHFTRLKLSLMPYLYEAARTAHTEGVPVMRAMVLEFPDDPGCAHLERQYMLGPDLLVAPVFNDSGEVSYYVPEGTWTHFVTGGTVTGPRWVREKHDFTSVPLLVRPGAVLPVGAVDDRPDYDHADGVTLRAYGLARGEQVTVRVGEVAFTVVREGDTLRASCADPSAPWSLAAGDRTARAQAGTGFLSLELG
- a CDS encoding LacI family DNA-binding transcriptional regulator translates to MVKITDVARRAGVSPSTVSYALSGKRPISEETRRRVEDAIRELGYRPHAGARALAGRRSNVLALVVPLRTGIHVPTVMRFAVSVVTTARRHDHDVLLLTQEEGEDGLIRVADTALVDALIVMDVQLDDPRLPLLRTLDLPSVLIGFPASSQGLTCVDLDFRAAGEACVEHLARLGHRTVALVGSPPEVYVRRTAFAQRVVQGFTAAADRAGMSSTVLPCEPDAARATAERLLREQPALTGVVVHNEALLEPLLDAFEQLGLRVPSDLSLTAICPDELAESARVPITSVTLPSEDLGARAVDLLMKQLNGTAVPESTLLPPRMTERASTRARAVV